One window from the genome of Cyprinus carpio isolate SPL01 chromosome B1, ASM1834038v1, whole genome shotgun sequence encodes:
- the usp38 gene encoding ubiquitin carboxyl-terminal hydrolase 38 translates to MDKILEALVSSSHPLTVKRAIVKKVMEAAEKEVTEEQCQALYHLTTRLILQGEDAFQRQVGLQVQEAYARYHRDEFARFFSKEFVLGLLQQGYGSLDCRDPAILDFLHSSLRLLISCPAVLELAPLLQTEVLRIICERPEPATCAKLATILTDFPQCVPREKAGVLFCQQLVRTFAYFNCPATEERELREYVTQVTRVSVLLQGIWKAEPATLLPSLQEVFAIISSTDPSFEPSIALASLVQHIPLQMITVLIKSLTTDQNVKDASMTQALCRMIDWLSWPLANHVDTWVIALLKGLAAVQKFTILIDVTLLKIEQVFNRLWYPIVRQGALVVLSHMLLSFQHSPEAFHLVVPQIVPLVKSLKNDGLPNSKTFLLQFAELVHCMMYQYSGFPDLYDSILESIKELPKPNEEKIKFFLNQSAWTSQSNSFASGLLKITGKSETGKTGLVNLGNTCYMNSIIQILFMATDFRRHVMSLHLNGSNTLMKKLQLLFAFLAHTQRAAYSPRSFLEGSRPPWFTAGSQQDCSEYLRFLLDRLHEEEKTLSAFQVTSPKPEPATTSAETLNNAASQPVADMPLHPEPVAAKGDGRTLVERMFGGRLSTAIRCLQCHSLSEKEEPFTDLSLAFCPSMSKCHGPNDEHKSSSSVGPCQGAVNGGSESSEGSVKEGAGTRMERPVVEPTLSVPDLVDYFLAPEILENENCYFCERCASLQRAEKVMQVVAAPEYLILTLLRFSYDATCHVRRKILDNVGIPLHMSLPLRQHGISVTSSSSDSPESGENLAKKLKPSQKEDGMTENRTNSESNDSDSEMLSVPYVLSSVVVHSGMSSESGHYYSYGRNVSNTDGYVAHPSSKSLESSSLSESSTASQEEMGCADHKSTDWFLFNDSRVTFTNSESLRNVTGRFPKDTAYVLIYRKQEVSGQPSNPGPVVNGSRLSGEPPLQKELMDAITKDNKLFLQEQELNARARALQATSASCSFRPNGSDDNEPPGSCGPSGGGGGGGFNTISRLVF, encoded by the exons ATGGATAAGATTTTGGAAGCGCTGGTCAGCTCCTCCCATCCTCTGACTGTCAAACGGGCTATTGTGAAAAAAGTGATGGAGGCTGCAGAAAAGGAAGTGACCGAGGAGCAGTGCCAGGCCTTGTACCATCTCACCACCCGCCTTATTCTCCAGGGCGAGGATGCTTTTCAGCGACAGGTTGGCCTCCAAGTGCAAGAAGCGTATGCACGTTACCATCGCGATGAGTTTGCCCGCTTCTTCAGTAAGGAATTCGTGCTTGGTCTCCTACAGCAGGGCTATGGCTCTCTGGACTGCAGAGACCCTGCCATCTTGGACTTTCTTCACAGTTCCCTCCGACTGCTCATCAGCTGCCCGGCTGTGTTGGAGTTGGCACCGCTGCTACAGACGGAGGTCCTACGCATCATCTGTGAACGGCCAGAACCAGCAACTTGTGCCAAGCTGGCCACCATACTGACGGACTTCCCTCAGTGCGTCCCACGAGAGAAGGCTGGAGTTCTGTTCTGCCAGCAGCTTGTGCGCACCTTTGCGTATTTCAACTGTCCTGCCACTGAAGAGCGGGAGTTGCGTGAGTATGTGACCCAGGTGACCAGGGTGAGTGTGCTGCTGCAGGGCATCTGGAAAGCCGAGCCGGCCACGCTGCTACCGTCACTGCAGGAGGTGTTTGCCATCATCTCATCCACAG ACCCTTCATTTGAACCCTCCATTGCTCTAGCAAGCCTGGTCCAGCACATCCCTCTGCAAATGATCACAGTCCTCATCAAAAGCCTCACCACTGACCAGAATGTTAAAGATGCCAGTATGACACAAGCACTTTGCAg GATGATTGACTGGTTGTCCTGGCCTCTAGCCAATCATGTGGACACTTGGGTCATTGCTTTATTAAAGGGACTTgctgctgttcaaaagttcacCATCCTCATAGATGTCACACTGCTCAAAATTGAACAG GTCTTTAATCGTCTCTGGTATCCCATTGTGAGACAGGGAGCGCTGGTGGTTCTTTCACACATGCTGCTTAGTTTCCAGCACTCTCCCGAAGCCTTCCACTTA GTGGTTCCTCAAATAGTTCCACTTGTAAAGTCTTTGAAGAATGATGGCCTTCCCAACAGCAAAACCTTCCTGCTGCAGTTTGCAGAACTCGTCCACTGCATGATGTACCAATATTCTGGCTTCCCAGACCTCTATGACAGCATTCTTGAATCCATTAAA GAACTACCTAAACCTAATGAGGAGAAGATCAAATTTTTTCTGAACCAAAGTGCCTGGACCTCTCAGTCAAATTCATTTGCCTCAGGCCTGCTTAAGATCACAGGAAAATCAGAAACGGGAAAGACGGGACTTGTGAATCTGGGCAACACGTGCTACATGAACAGCATCATCCAAATTTTATTTATGGCCACAGA TTTCAGACGGCATGTTATGTCTCTGCATTTAAATGGTAGCAACACCCTCATGAAGAAGCTCCAGCTTCTTTTTGCCTTCTTGGCCCACACACAG AGAGCAGCATATTCTCCAAGGAGTTTTTTGGAGGGTTCTCGGCCGCCGTGGTTTACAGCTGGATCCCAGCAAGACTGCTCAGAGTATTTGCGCTTTCTGCTGGACAG GTTGCATGAAGAAGAGAAGACTCTCTCAGCATTTCAGGTGACCAGCCCAAAACCTGAACCTGCAACCACTTCTGCTGAAACTCTAAACAATGCTGCAAGTCAGCCAGTCGCTGATATGCCATTGCATCCAGAGCCTGTGGCAGCCAAGGGAGATGGTCGCACTCTAGTGGAGCGTATGTTTGGTGGTCGACTCTCGACAGCCATCCGCTGCCTGCAGTGCCACAGCCTGTCAGAAAAAGAGGAGCCATTTACAGACCTCTCTCTTGCCTTCTGCCCCTCGATGTCCAAGTGCCACGGTCCCAACGATGAGCATAAAAGCTCCTCCTCTGTGGGACCCTGCCAAGGGGCGGTGAATGGAGGCAGTGAATCCTCGGAGGGCTCGGTAAAAGAAGGTGCAGGAACCAGGATGGAGAGGCCGGTGGTGGAGCCCACACTGTCTGTACCAGATTTGGTCGACTACTTCCTAGCTCCAGAAATCCTAGAGAACGAGAACTGCTACTTTTGTGAACGCTGCGCCTCACTGCAGAGAGCCGAGAAGGTCATGCAGGTGGTGGCGGCACCTGAGTACCTCATTTTGACTCTGCTGCGCTTCTCGTACGATGCCACCTGTCACGTCCGTCGCAAGATCCTGGACAATGTAGGCATTCCGCTGCACATGAGCCTGCCTTTACGCCAACATGGTATCTCAGTTACGTCTTCCTCATCTGACTCCCCCGAGAGTGGTGAGAATCTAGCTAAGAAGCTCAAGCCTTCTCAAAAGGAGGATGGGATGacagaaaacagaacaaatagTGAGTCAAACGACAGTGATTCGGAGATGCTGTCAGTGCCGTATGTTTTGAGTTCTGTTGTAGTGCATTCTGGGATGTCCTCTGAGAGCGGTCACTACTACTCGTATGGAAGGAATGTGAGTAACACTGATGGTTATGTAGCTCACCCAAGTTCTAAGTCCCTGGAAAGCTCCAGCTTATCAGAGAGCTCGACAGCCTCACAGGAGGAAATGGGATGCGCTGACCACAAGTCCACCGACTGGTTCTTGTTTAATGACAGCCGAGTGACTTTTACAAACTCTGAGTCACTGCGGAACGTCACCGGTCGCTTCCCTAAGGACACAGCTTATGTCCTGATCTACAGGAAACAAGAGGTCAGTGGACAACCAAGCAATCCTGGGCCGGTTGTAAATGGCTCAAGACTGAGTGGAGAGCCGCCCCTGCAGAAGGAGCTGATGGATGCCATTACCAAAGACAACAAACTCTTCCTACAG GAGCAAGAACTGAATGCCAGAGCTCGAGCTCTTCAAGCAACTTCTGCTTCTTGCTCATTCCGACCCAACGGTTCTGATGACAACGAGCCTCCTGGCAGCTGTGGGCCCTCAGGTGGGGGTGGAGGAGGGGGCTTCAATACCATCAGCAGACTTGTCTTCTAA